The Methylacidimicrobium sp. B4 genome contains a region encoding:
- a CDS encoding DUF1778 domain-containing protein, producing the protein MSAQPRTESKHSLVPNEAAEVSRVIKLSPEGWEAFVAELDAPPRDLPRMRKLLSEPTVFSNGKRQRAACDRQA; encoded by the coding sequence ATGAGCGCGCAGCCTAGGACTGAGTCGAAGCATTCCCTCGTGCCCAACGAAGCCGCTGAGGTTAGCCGAGTGATCAAACTGTCTCCAGAGGGGTGGGAAGCTTTCGTCGCCGAGCTTGACGCTCCGCCTCGGGATTTGCCGCGCATGCGCAAGCTGCTAAGCGAACCGACCGTCTTCTCGAATGGCAAGCGCCAGAGAGCGGCTTGCGATCGCCAAGCTTGA
- a CDS encoding GNAT family N-acetyltransferase, whose product MASARERLAIAKLDALHDLSAFDYGEKAFDDFLVNYALVSEQEDASRTYVGLVGENTVVGFSTLAVGAVSADKVPERLKKGLASYPIPIVLLARLAVDQKWQRKGIGAGLLRDAVQHALQVAEIVGVRAMVFNAKDSRAKAF is encoded by the coding sequence ATGGCAAGCGCCAGAGAGCGGCTTGCGATCGCCAAGCTTGATGCGCTGCACGACCTTTCCGCTTTCGATTACGGAGAAAAGGCGTTCGACGATTTCCTGGTCAACTACGCTCTAGTAAGTGAGCAGGAAGACGCCTCGCGGACTTACGTTGGCCTTGTCGGCGAGAACACTGTCGTCGGTTTTTCCACTCTCGCGGTCGGAGCGGTCAGTGCGGACAAAGTGCCAGAGCGCTTAAAAAAAGGACTAGCCAGTTATCCAATCCCGATCGTGCTTCTTGCGCGACTCGCCGTGGATCAGAAATGGCAACGGAAGGGAATCGGCGCTGGCCTCTTGCGCGACGCGGTTCAGCACGCTCTCCAGGTTGCGGAGATTGTCGGGGTGCGCGCGATGGTGTTTAATGCCAAGGACAGCAGGGCGAAAGCATTTTA